GTGTACCACGTGGTTGAAGTGAATGCCCAGAAATTCCCCAAGGTGAACAAGGACGGGGCGAAGGCGTTCGCCGATTTTATCCTCTCGAAGGAAGTGCAGGCGGTCATCGGGAAGTTCGGCGTGGAGAAATTCGGCTCGCCGCTGTTTTTCCCTGACGCCGAAGCGAAGTAAAATATTCTTTCATGGATCTGATACTCGAGGGGATAAGCAAAGCCTTTTCCCTCCTGATTTCGCTGGATGCAGAGCTGTTTGCAGTGGTTCTGCTCACCCTCCAGATTTCGGGAAGCGCCACGCTGATAAGCCTGTTCCTGGGCATGAGCGCGGGGACGGCCGTGGCGCTTAACGCTTTTCCCGGGAAAAGACTTGTCGTGAGCATCATCAATACCGGCATGGGGCTGCCCCCGGTGGTAGTGGGTCTTTTTGTGGCCATAATGCTCTGGCGCAGCGGCCCGCTCGGATTCCTGGGCATCCTTTACACCCCGGGCGCCATGGTGATCGCCCAGTCGATTATCGCAACCCCCATCATAGCGGGGATCACGCTCGCCGCGATGCAGAATCTTCC
Above is a window of Spirochaetota bacterium DNA encoding:
- a CDS encoding ABC transporter permease subunit encodes the protein MDLILEGISKAFSLLISLDAELFAVVLLTLQISGSATLISLFLGMSAGTAVALNAFPGKRLVVSIINTGMGLPPVVVGLFVAIMLWRSGPLGFLGILYTPGAMVIAQSIIATPIIAGITLAAMQNLPDKLRLQILSLGATRAQMVWLLMKEARLPLLAAVMAGFGGVVSEIGASIMVGGNIKGYTRVLTTATVMETGRGNFDVAIALGLVLLALAFIINYFLTSVQQTGRR